The nucleotide sequence GTCGACTCCCGCCTCCATCACGACCGTCCCATCCCAGCCGGTGCCGTGGATGGCGTGAGTCAAGTGTCGGGTTTGGAAGATCGAGACGCCGCTCGCGACTTGGACGTCGACTCCCTGCCGGGTCCCGCTGACGCCCGCTTGTAGCGCATCGATGATCCCCGCGCGGGGATGGCCGTAGGCCCAGGCCGTCCACATGGCTTCTCGTTCATTCGGACCCATGCACACGACCGCGCACTCGGGCGTGACGGCCGCGATCAGCTCGTCCGTCGTGCCGTTGTCCGAGCCGTGGTGGCCGACCTGGTAGATGTCCACGTTGAGAAGGTCCGTCCCCTGGTAGCGCGCGACGAGGTCTTGGATCGCTTCGCTTTCGAGGTCACCCGTGACCAGCACCGAGGCCTCCCCGAAGTCGATGCGCACGACGAGCGAGTGGTTGTTCGGGTTCTTGAAGGCGCTAGCGCCCCAACCCGGGTTCGTGCGCACCTGCCCCCACATCACGGTGACCTTTGGATCGATGCCGTCCGCGCAGTCGAGCGGATCGATGACCTCGCTCGTCAGCCCTAGCGCCGGGATGTCGTCGAGCCAGATCGTCTTGAAGCCGACATCTCCTTCGTGGTCTGCCGCATAGCGGTGCAGCATCTTCTGCTGCGCTCCACCGGAGCCGTTCGTCTGGCCGTTCGTGAGGACGTTCTTCGGTGCGAAGCGGTCACGCACGACCCTCACGCCGCGCGTGTGGTCGATGTGGGGGTGCGTGATCACGAGCGACGTGAGTTGACCATCGAGGTCAGGCCGCTCGGCGAAGAACTCCTCCAGGTAGAGGTTCAACTGCTCAGTGCTGTCGAACATCCCGTTGCTCTCGCAGCCGGTGTCAACAAGGACTGCTCCGCAGGGGAACTCGAAGAGCGTCGCTGCACCTTGCCCGACATCAATGAAGTGCACGCGCATCAGAGGCCCCGCGATGGGCGCAGGCGCGGCCATAGCCGCCGCAGCGGATGCTGCGGCGGGAGCGCGGGCCTCGAAAGCCGAGGACGAACTGGGAGCGTGCTCAGGCCGCCAACGTTCGGAGCGACATGCCGACATGAGCACCAAGACAAGCAGAGCAAGACACACTTTCATGCCGAGACCCTCTCTAAGGACACGGGTTCCTCGTGGCGCTTCGCGTCCGGCGGAACGAACCGTGGTCGACCTTGATTGAGCCGCCAGACATGCCTGCCACGCCCATCGTCAGTCGCCTTCCACGTGCGCCGCGGGAAGTACTCCAGGATCCACCACAGTCCCCGCAACGAGCGGTGCGGCTGGCGACTCGATTCGCCGCCAAGGAGTTCTTGCAGAGTCTTCTCGTTGAACCGCAGCCCTTGGGTTTTCGCCTGCAAGACCATCCAGGCGAACGCGGCCTTCGCGAGCCCGCCTTCGGCCTCGGTGTATCCGCCGCCCACGTCGGAGTGGACTCCCGGGAACCACACCTCGAGCAGCCCCTGGCTTCGAGCTCTGAAGCGGTTCTGACGAAATGCAGCTCGGCGTTCGTCGAGCGCGACTGCGTGGCAGATCTGCTCCACGTGCTCGTAGTACGCGGTCCGGGGAAGGGACTTGAAGTTGAAGAACCAACCCCACGAGCTGACCGTGTCCCACACGCCGAGGAATTGGACCGTAGGCTTGCGATTCAAGCGCTTCAGCGCGTTTGCGAGCTCGAAGCGCTTGCCGATTGAGCCCACATCCTGTTCATCGTTGCTGTAGATCTGCCACACGTACGGGAGCAGGTTCTTCGAGCCCTTGGGCATCAGCCCGAACATGTCGAGGATCCCAGCCAAGACGCGCGCGGTGTAGGCGCCGCGGCTGAAGCCGAAGAGGAAGAGCCGATCCCCCTGCTCGTAGGTCTCCATTAGGAATTCGTACGCTTCGAGCACGTTCTGGCGCAGGCTCGTGCCCGTCGCCATGTCGATCGCGCGATCCAGCCGGCGCCGCAGCTTCGTCAAGCCTCCAGGAGAACCCAGCGTTCCAACACCAGGGTCGTAGTAGGCGATCTGATCGGGGTCGCGCTCCACGCTTAGCCACATCCGAATCACGTTCGTGCGGTTTCGCGTGAGACCGTTCGCGGTTCCATCGCAGCACACGACGAGGTTCTTCACCAACGTCAGCTCCGCGCTCCTGGCTTTGACCGGATCGTTCTACGCCAGCGCAAAGGCGTAGTGGTGCGCGTGCGCACCGCCTGGCTGGACGTCGCGCCTCCTCGGGCATCGATTACCCCCGCTCGGAGCACTAGCACCACATCACGCCTGTCCGCCGACGCACGACGCGCAGTACGACCGGCGGTGACATCGCCTAGTCTGGCGAGCTTGATCGACTTAGGCATGGGGAGGTGCCTCGAAACAGTCGCTTAAGTGTGAGCCGGTACGGGTATGCGCCTGGGTGGCTCGGCCTGGGCGCAATCGTGGACTTCGAATCTCGTGGGAATCCGAGTGATTCGACCCGACGGGGGTGAAATCTCCGGAATTTCTAGTTTTCGCTGAGCTGCACATTTCCCGCTTCTGGGACAAGGCTAGAGCCAGGGGTGCGCCGGAGATTACTCGGAGGACACTGCGGATGAAGCCGGTGGATGGGATGCCTCATGGTAGAACGTCAGCGCGAGCCTCGACCGCCGATGTATCTGTCTTAATGGTCGCAGGGTCTTGGCCATACCGGGCTTAGCCCAATGCAGTTTCCTGCTAACGCACTGCGACCACACCACTTCCTGAATTCGGTCCTATCCCTGGCGGGGTTGCCGTGTGCAATAGATTCATGCCGAACAGTA is from Planctomycetia bacterium and encodes:
- a CDS encoding helix-hairpin-helix domain-containing protein produces the protein MRVHFIDVGQGAATLFEFPCGAVLVDTGCESNGMFDSTEQLNLYLEEFFAERPDLDGQLTSLVITHPHIDHTRGVRVVRDRFAPKNVLTNGQTNGSGGAQQKMLHRYAADHEGDVGFKTIWLDDIPALGLTSEVIDPLDCADGIDPKVTVMWGQVRTNPGWGASAFKNPNNHSLVVRIDFGEASVLVTGDLESEAIQDLVARYQGTDLLNVDIYQVGHHGSDNGTTDELIAAVTPECAVVCMGPNEREAMWTAWAYGHPRAGIIDALQAGVSGTRQGVDVQVASGVSIFQTRHLTHAIHGTGWDGTVVMEAGVDGRFQMIAPQQTIALINVNTAPAQELEALPGIGPAKARAIVEDRAMLGPYASLAELTRVRGIGPATVEVLRNSATVGN
- a CDS encoding DUF2235 domain-containing protein, which translates into the protein MKNLVVCCDGTANGLTRNRTNVIRMWLSVERDPDQIAYYDPGVGTLGSPGGLTKLRRRLDRAIDMATGTSLRQNVLEAYEFLMETYEQGDRLFLFGFSRGAYTARVLAGILDMFGLMPKGSKNLLPYVWQIYSNDEQDVGSIGKRFELANALKRLNRKPTVQFLGVWDTVSSWGWFFNFKSLPRTAYYEHVEQICHAVALDERRAAFRQNRFRARSQGLLEVWFPGVHSDVGGGYTEAEGGLAKAAFAWMVLQAKTQGLRFNEKTLQELLGGESSRQPHRSLRGLWWILEYFPRRTWKATDDGRGRHVWRLNQGRPRFVPPDAKRHEEPVSLERVSA